Proteins encoded within one genomic window of Kibdelosporangium phytohabitans:
- a CDS encoding DUF4331 domain-containing protein, whose amino-acid sequence MPQPHTVRVLRRSRATAALLAVGAALAGGLVPGSATASSHREAPLIAADPTVDNTDLYAFVSPDKPDTVTIVANYFGLQEPNGGPNFYPWAENAHYDINIDNDGDAKPDLTYRYTFATDDRRKNATFLYNNGPVTSINDENLLFRQNYKLELIDQRGGSKVLLRNARSAPSNAGAASMPDFRVIRDQAIAKVPGGGLSYAGPAEDAFFADLRVFDLLYGGNLTEVGQDTLRGFNVNTIALQIPTHMLALKGDAKRNPVIGVWADTERQSIKLSPGQAKADGPFVQVSRLGNPLVNEVVAPAGLKDAFNGLTPDQDGKVKALVDRVTDPELPKLIEQIHKIQAPAGARADLVEIFLTGITTKAGGPIKADLNSQLNNADVMAHMFVPSEMLRLNTAIPPNAQPNRLGLLGGDQQGFPNGRRLTDDVVDIAIQAMEGAAQSGALVQALATGDKVDANDVAFEHKFPYVAVPGNASVNSAVSTKVETKSSVLGDLPAGALIGGALGALVLLGGTVYLWRKRPSKARHRSTRPW is encoded by the coding sequence ATGCCACAACCCCATACCGTGCGTGTCTTACGCAGGTCACGTGCTACCGCAGCGCTGCTCGCGGTGGGTGCGGCGCTGGCAGGCGGGTTGGTCCCCGGCTCGGCCACCGCGTCCAGCCACCGGGAAGCGCCGCTCATCGCCGCTGACCCGACCGTCGACAACACGGACCTGTACGCGTTCGTCAGTCCGGACAAGCCGGACACCGTCACGATCGTGGCCAACTACTTCGGGCTCCAGGAACCCAACGGCGGCCCGAACTTCTACCCGTGGGCGGAGAACGCCCACTACGACATCAACATCGACAACGACGGCGACGCGAAACCCGATCTGACGTACCGCTACACCTTCGCCACGGACGATCGCCGGAAGAACGCCACGTTCCTCTACAACAACGGCCCGGTCACGTCGATCAACGACGAGAACCTGTTGTTCCGCCAGAACTACAAGCTGGAGCTGATCGACCAGCGCGGCGGCAGCAAGGTGCTGTTGCGCAACGCGCGTTCGGCGCCGTCGAACGCGGGCGCGGCGTCCATGCCGGACTTCCGGGTCATCCGCGACCAGGCGATCGCCAAGGTCCCCGGCGGCGGGCTGAGCTACGCGGGCCCGGCCGAGGACGCGTTCTTCGCCGACCTGCGCGTGTTCGACCTGCTCTACGGCGGCAACCTGACCGAGGTCGGCCAGGACACGCTGCGCGGCTTCAACGTCAACACGATCGCGTTGCAGATCCCCACCCACATGCTGGCGCTCAAGGGCGACGCGAAGCGCAACCCGGTGATCGGGGTGTGGGCGGACACCGAACGCCAGTCGATCAAGCTCTCGCCGGGGCAGGCCAAGGCCGATGGACCGTTCGTGCAGGTGTCCAGGCTGGGCAACCCGCTGGTCAACGAGGTCGTCGCGCCCGCGGGCCTCAAGGACGCGTTCAACGGCCTCACCCCCGACCAGGACGGCAAGGTCAAGGCCCTCGTCGACCGCGTGACCGATCCCGAACTGCCGAAGCTGATCGAGCAGATCCACAAGATCCAGGCGCCTGCCGGGGCCCGCGCCGACCTCGTCGAGATCTTCCTGACCGGGATCACCACCAAGGCGGGCGGCCCGATCAAGGCGGACCTCAACTCGCAGCTCAACAACGCCGACGTGATGGCGCACATGTTCGTGCCGTCCGAGATGCTGCGGCTCAACACCGCGATCCCGCCCAACGCCCAGCCCAACCGCCTCGGCCTGCTCGGCGGCGACCAGCAGGGCTTCCCCAACGGCCGCAGGCTCACCGACGACGTCGTCGACATCGCGATCCAGGCCATGGAAGGCGCCGCGCAGTCCGGCGCGCTCGTCCAGGCGCTGGCCACCGGCGACAAGGTCGACGCCAACGACGTCGCGTTCGAGCACAAGTTCCCGTACGTGGCCGTGCCCGGCAACGCCTCGGTCAACTCGGCCGTCTCGACCAAGGTCGAGACGAAGTCGAGCGTGCTCGGCGACCTGCCCGCCGGCGCGCTGATCGGCGGCGCGCTCGGTGCGCTGGTGCTGCTCGGCGGCACCGTCTACTTGTGGCGCAAGCGGCCGTCCAAGGCCAGGCACCGCAGCACCCGTCCGTGGTGA
- a CDS encoding DUF4383 domain-containing protein, which yields MPVRAMIRLFVTAVGVFFVVLAISGFASISDATTVGGGLRGGNDADLLWGLFSVNTVLNFIHLLFGALTIMAGFMVDRTRMLAWTMVGAFAALLVYDIVSMLLLTGTDPLAVNSADAWLHAITTVVLVVAIVLAAKQRAPAPTAGVASRPAHNHP from the coding sequence ATGCCTGTGCGCGCAATGATACGCCTGTTCGTCACGGCGGTCGGTGTTTTCTTCGTCGTGCTCGCGATTTCCGGGTTCGCCTCGATCAGCGACGCCACCACCGTCGGCGGCGGCCTGCGCGGTGGCAACGACGCGGACCTGTTGTGGGGCCTGTTCAGCGTCAACACCGTGCTGAACTTCATCCACCTGCTGTTCGGAGCACTCACGATCATGGCCGGGTTCATGGTCGACCGGACGAGGATGCTGGCGTGGACGATGGTTGGCGCCTTCGCCGCGCTGCTGGTCTACGACATCGTCTCCATGCTGCTCCTGACCGGGACGGATCCGTTGGCAGTCAACAGTGCCGACGCCTGGTTGCACGCCATCACGACCGTCGTCCTCGTGGTCGCGATCGTGCTGGCAGCCAAACAACGGGCACCCGCGCCCACCGCAGGCGTGGCATCCAGGCCCGCGCATAACCATCCATAG
- a CDS encoding anti-sigma factor antagonist: MRTSDLRFGVENRQGVTVARPVGVLDATTYPEFRDTLLKYAAEQPDGLIVDVDRLRMPSSSALSVFSLVSMRVADWPGVPVLLVVRDDCQREATAARFAPVYASITAAMSAVDTYTPRSTASLELPPSGLSTRHARYFVRKTCERWHVADMVTDAMTVATAFVENTLKHTDSMALLRMQLRRGLLTLTVSDDDPRPAVMRERLEGGVSPCGLLLVSAVARSWGCTPTFTGGKTVWAALRLPTP, encoded by the coding sequence ATGAGGACCAGTGACCTGCGGTTCGGTGTCGAGAACCGGCAAGGGGTCACCGTCGCCCGCCCGGTCGGCGTGCTGGACGCGACGACCTACCCGGAGTTCCGCGACACCCTGCTGAAGTACGCGGCCGAGCAGCCCGACGGTCTGATTGTCGACGTCGACCGGTTACGGATGCCGTCCTCGTCGGCGTTGAGCGTCTTCTCCTTGGTCTCCATGCGGGTCGCGGACTGGCCAGGCGTGCCGGTGTTACTGGTCGTACGAGACGACTGCCAGCGGGAAGCGACCGCCGCGCGATTCGCACCCGTGTACGCGTCGATCACGGCAGCGATGTCCGCGGTCGACACCTACACGCCCCGGTCGACGGCGTCACTCGAACTGCCACCGTCGGGACTGAGCACACGTCATGCCAGGTACTTCGTTCGGAAGACCTGTGAACGGTGGCACGTCGCGGATATGGTCACCGATGCGATGACCGTGGCGACCGCGTTTGTGGAGAACACACTGAAACACACCGACTCCATGGCGTTGCTGCGGATGCAACTGCGCCGTGGCCTGCTCACCCTCACGGTGTCCGACGACGACCCGCGACCAGCTGTCATGCGAGAACGGCTGGAAGGCGGGGTGTCGCCGTGCGGTCTGTTGCTCGTCTCCGCCGTGGCGCGGTCCTGGGGCTGCACACCGACCTTCACCGGCGGGAAGACGGTGTGGGCAGCGTTGCGGCTGCCCACACCATGA
- a CDS encoding helix-turn-helix domain-containing protein, producing the protein MPRPPGPTTRKRILGKELRRLREAVELNVETAASELDCSPAKVRHIENGRNSIKKTELMALVRLYKAEENLAVLEEIRRDASKPGWWSTAKLPPTMQTYVGAESDATSMSTFQIELVPGLLQTEDYIRQLNHAASTADIDHWVEFRLRRQQRLFDEDFPLALHAICSEAVIHRMAHLRLAKAQLEHLVAMSERPNITIQILPFDAGFHPAMSGAFVLLEFDPEISLPVTYFEYANVGQFVDDEKIVNGATSKFAKLGEAAMSPNDSIRFLRAQR; encoded by the coding sequence ATGCCACGCCCGCCCGGCCCGACGACACGCAAACGCATCCTCGGCAAGGAGCTCCGCAGGTTGCGCGAGGCCGTCGAGCTGAACGTGGAGACCGCGGCCAGCGAACTCGACTGCTCACCGGCGAAGGTCCGGCACATCGAGAACGGCCGCAACTCGATCAAGAAGACCGAACTGATGGCGCTGGTCCGGCTCTACAAGGCCGAGGAAAACCTCGCCGTACTCGAGGAAATCCGGCGCGACGCGTCGAAGCCCGGCTGGTGGTCCACCGCGAAGCTGCCGCCGACCATGCAGACCTATGTGGGCGCCGAGTCCGACGCCACATCGATGAGCACGTTCCAGATCGAGCTCGTTCCCGGCCTGTTGCAGACCGAGGACTACATCCGCCAGCTGAACCACGCAGCCAGCACCGCGGACATCGATCACTGGGTCGAGTTCCGCCTCCGACGGCAACAGCGACTCTTCGACGAAGACTTTCCGTTGGCGCTGCACGCCATCTGCTCCGAAGCTGTCATCCACCGCATGGCTCACCTGCGCCTCGCGAAGGCCCAACTGGAGCACTTGGTCGCGATGAGCGAGCGGCCCAACATCACCATCCAGATCCTGCCGTTCGACGCGGGATTTCACCCGGCCATGTCAGGCGCCTTCGTCCTGTTGGAGTTCGACCCGGAGATCTCGCTTCCGGTCACCTACTTCGAGTACGCCAACGTCGGGCAGTTCGTCGACGACGAGAAGATTGTCAACGGTGCGACCTCGAAGTTTGCCAAACTGGGCGAAGCAGCGATGTCACCGAACGACAGCATCCGCTTCCTGCGAGCACAGCGGTAG
- a CDS encoding nitroreductase family protein has product MEFAEVIRRRRMVRHFTDQPLAPEVVEKILGSALRAPSAGFSQGWAFLALTAPADRARFWQFAPGVPEHWPSTRDVPLIVIPLAHKQAYLDRYAEDDKGWEDRAEARWPAPYWYIDTGMASLMMLLSAVDEGLGALFFGIEPKHLDGVKTEYGIPGEYAPLGAILIGYRAEDVPVIGSAATRTRRGAAEVIHHGQWGNLTKPE; this is encoded by the coding sequence GTGGAATTCGCTGAAGTGATCCGGCGTCGCCGCATGGTCAGGCATTTCACCGACCAGCCGCTGGCGCCCGAAGTCGTCGAGAAGATCCTCGGCAGCGCGCTGCGCGCGCCGTCGGCCGGGTTCTCGCAAGGCTGGGCGTTCCTCGCGCTGACGGCACCGGCGGACAGGGCGCGGTTCTGGCAGTTCGCTCCCGGAGTCCCGGAGCACTGGCCGAGTACACGCGATGTGCCCCTGATCGTGATCCCGTTGGCCCACAAGCAGGCGTACCTCGACCGTTACGCGGAGGATGACAAGGGCTGGGAGGACCGCGCCGAGGCCCGTTGGCCCGCGCCCTACTGGTACATCGACACAGGGATGGCGTCGCTGATGATGTTGCTGAGCGCCGTCGACGAGGGCCTCGGGGCACTGTTCTTCGGCATCGAACCCAAGCACCTCGACGGCGTGAAGACCGAATACGGCATCCCAGGCGAGTACGCGCCGCTCGGCGCGATCCTGATCGGCTACCGCGCCGAGGACGTCCCCGTCATCGGCTCAGCGGCCACACGGACCCGCCGCGGCGCCGCTGAGGTCATCCACCACGGCCAGTGGGGCAACCTCACCAAGCCCGAGTGA
- a CDS encoding MarR family winged helix-turn-helix transcriptional regulator, producing the protein MSLDDDAAEARAQGWRTLAALHASIEDALERALQREFDLSVSEYSVLDVLARQDGWHMRMNQLSRAVVLSQSATTRLVTRMENRGLLSRYLCVDDRRGIYTEVTAAGHDLLAGARPLHDATLAEALREAQKLPELAPLVDALARLPISPATA; encoded by the coding sequence ATGTCGCTGGACGACGACGCCGCAGAAGCACGAGCACAGGGATGGCGCACGCTGGCAGCCCTGCACGCCTCGATCGAGGACGCGCTCGAACGGGCCCTGCAGCGCGAGTTCGACCTGTCCGTGAGCGAGTACAGCGTTCTGGACGTACTCGCCCGGCAGGACGGATGGCACATGCGGATGAACCAGCTGTCCCGAGCGGTGGTGCTGAGCCAATCAGCGACAACCCGCCTCGTAACCCGCATGGAGAACAGAGGCCTCCTGTCTCGCTACCTCTGCGTAGACGACCGCAGAGGCATCTACACGGAAGTAACCGCGGCCGGTCACGACCTGCTAGCCGGAGCCCGCCCCCTGCACGACGCCACCCTCGCCGAAGCACTGCGAGAGGCACAGAAGCTGCCGGAACTCGCCCCTCTGGTCGACGCGCTGGCCCGCTTGCCGATCAGCCCCGCCACAGCCTGA
- a CDS encoding DUF397 domain-containing protein, whose protein sequence is MDQHWSTWKKSSFSGYEGNECVEVAPWGEVRDSKNPNASLSIPTTSWRVFTATLQ, encoded by the coding sequence ATGGATCAGCACTGGTCGACGTGGAAGAAGTCGAGCTTCAGCGGCTACGAAGGCAACGAATGCGTTGAGGTCGCGCCCTGGGGTGAGGTGCGGGACTCCAAGAACCCCAACGCTTCCTTATCCATCCCCACCACCAGTTGGCGCGTTTTCACCGCCACGTTGCAGTAG